One genomic region from Xenopus laevis strain J_2021 chromosome 2L, Xenopus_laevis_v10.1, whole genome shotgun sequence encodes:
- the hsd3b1.L gene encoding hydroxy-delta-5-steroid dehydrogenase, 3 beta- and steroid delta-isomerase 1 L homeolog (The RefSeq protein has 3 substitutions compared to this genomic sequence), which produces MAGSLAGINCLLTGASGFLGHRILQLLLEEEGDLAEIRLMDKEFSSDLLGTCDRFQGKAMLSLLQGDIQDQEFLLQSCRGVDLVIHTAAIIDTVGKISKDVLVAVNVTGTERLLEACVQNNVHSFVYTSSVEVVGPNMRGDPVVNGDEELVYNSKLSFTYGQSKRLAENSVLRANGRALKDGGTLITCSLRSMYIYGENSQFLLLHLDQAIMNGGVFHRLSKKEALVNPVYVGNVAWAHIQASRAMRDPERAKKMAGNFYFISDDTPHLSYSDLNHALGKDLGLGVEPKLALPFPLLYFVAFLLEMMSFMLKPLVKFVPPFTRHLLRLLNTPFTFSYRKAQRDMGYKPRYSWEQCKQLTTGWMESVLPLRQELLKDNRKL; this is translated from the exons ATGGCCGGCTCCTTGGCTGGGATTCACTGTCTGCTGACTGGGGCCAGTGGCTTCCTGGGACACAGGATTCTGCAGCTTTTGTTGGAGGAAGAGGGGGACCTGGCCGAGATTCGGCTCATGGATAAAGAATTCAGCTCTGACCTGCTGGGCACCTGTGACA GATTCCAGGGAAAGGCGATGCTGAGCCTCCTCCAGGGAGATATTCAGGATCAGGAATTTTTGCTCCAGTCCTGTCGGGGGGTGGACCTGGTCATTCACACGGCGGCCATTATTGATACAGTTGGAAAGATCAGCAAGGACGTCCTGGTGGCCGTTAATGTAACTG gGACAGAGCGCCTCCTGGAGGCCTGCGTGCAGAACAACGTGCACTCTTTTGTCTACACCAGCAGCGTGGAGGTGGTAGGACCCAACATGCGGGGGGATCCTGTTGTTAATGGGGATGAAGAGCTGGTGTACAACAGCAAGCTGAGCTTCACCTATGGGCAGAGCAAGAGGTTGGCTGAGAACAGTGTTCTTAGGGCCAATGGGCGGGCCCTTAAAGATGAAGGAACACTCATCACCTGCTCTCTTCGGTCAATGTACATCTATGGGGAAAACTCCCAGTTCCTCCTCTTGCACCTTGACCAGGCCATAATGAATGGTGGCGTCTTCCACCGATTGTCCAAGAAGGAAGCTCTGGTCAACCCTGTGTACGTGGGGAACGTTGCGTGGGCTCACATCCAAGCCTCGCGGGCAATGAGGGACCCTGAGAGGGCCAAGAAGATGGCAGGAAATTTCTACTTCATCTCTGATGACACTCCCCACCTCAGCTACTCTGATCTCAACCATGCTCTGGGCAAGGATCTGGGACTGGGGGTGGAGCCCAAGCTCGCTCTGCCCTTCCCTCTTCTTTACTTTGTGGCCTTTTTATTAGAAATGATGAGTTTCATGTTAAAGCCTCTTGTGAAGTTTGTGCCACCATTTACCCGCCATCTCCTGCGCCTCCTGAACACCCCATTCACCTTCTCCTACCGCAAGGCCCAGAGGGACATGGGCTACAAGCCGCGCTATAGCTGGGAGCAGTGCAAACAACTGACCACTGGATGGATGGAGTCCGTGCTCCCCCTAAGGCAGGAGCTTCTCAAGAATAACCGCAAACTGTGA
- the hao2.L gene encoding uncharacterized protein LOC398510 isoform X4 — protein sequence MEQWGEDSGGNQEKGETDTNREPPVIRLRPRMLRDVSVMDTKTTVLGEEISCPIAIAPTAFHCLAWSDGEMSTARAAEALKLLYVASTYATCSVEEISQAAPEGLRWFQLYVYRERKLSERLIRRVEALGFKALVLTVDVPYTGKRRTDIRNNFQLPPHLKVKNFEGVFEGHSGPDNYGVPLNTLDPSVSWKDICWLRSVTNLPIVIKGILTKEDAELAVVYGVQGIIVSNHGGRQLDGELATIDALSEIVEVVQGRIEVYLDGGIRTGSDVLKAIALGAKCVFLGRPIVWGLTYKGEEGVKGILQILTDEFRLSMALSGCRNISEVNRNLIHVAKL from the exons GATCCGCCTGAGGCCCCGGATGCTCCGTGATGTCTCAGTAATGGACACAAAGACCACCGTGTTAGGGGAAGAGATCAGCTGCCCCATTGCTATTGCCCCCACTGCATTCCACTGCCTGGCCTGGTCTGATGGGGAGATGAGCACAGCGAGAG CGGCTGAAGCTCTGAAGCTCCTGTATGTGGCCAGTACCTACGCCACCTGCTCTGTGGAGGAGATTTCCCAGGCTGCCCCAGAAGGTCTGCGTTGGTTCCAGCTCTACGTCTACCGGGAACGCAAGTTGTCCGAGCGGCTGATCCGGCGAGTGGAGGCCCTGGGCTTCAAGGCTTTGGTCCTGACGGTGGATGTTCCCTACACGGGCAAGCGCAGAACCGACATCCGCAATAACTTCCAACTTCCACCGCATCTCAAGGTCAAGAACTTTGAAGGGGTGTTTGAG GGACACAGTGGCCCTGATAACTACGGCGTCCCCCTCAATACCCTGGACCCATCAGTCAGCTGGAAGGACATTTGTTGGCTGCGCAGTGTGACTAATCTGCCAATCGTCATCAAGGGAATCCTGACCAAGGAGGACGCGGAGCTGGCGGTGGTGTATGGAGTCCAGGGGATCATTGTGTCCAACCATGGAGGGCGCCAACTGGATGGAGAACTCGCCACG ATCGATGCCCTGTCGGAGATTGTGGAGGTGGTACAAGGCCGGATAGAAGTCTATTTAGATGGTGGGATACGAACTGGAAGTGACGTTCTGAAAGCCATCGCTCTGGGAGCCAAGTGTGTGTTCCTGGGACGCCCCATTGTGTGGGGTCTCACCTACAAG GGAGAAGAAGGGGTGAAGGGAATCCTGCAGATACTCACCGATGAATTCCGGCTCTCCATGGCCCTCTCAG GCTGCCGGAACATCTCCGAAGTCAACCGGAATCTCATCCATGTGGCCAAACTCTAA